A genome region from Trichoderma asperellum chromosome 7, complete sequence includes the following:
- a CDS encoding uncharacterized protein (EggNog:ENOG41), with amino-acid sequence MDWDEDKDTIYDAAMDCSGLFQQWLESLEPTSSDHEVAEDLRGRFNLWSAYVGAFASPKASFDARLVVHQDIKDMVLELLNMVKQNLKHELKTKRSVTIAQVESFQRTPEDLPLLLGSNAIEEAVKRLHSLGVAIRRSATRGQRQKQSCGSSKQDEEHCYSNFVKYKFPNAKQSLVDQLGRSIHFRGRSMFYQQRHNRKIAKLRERNNQAQLKVMESIKESGEIAGSKTLATSHPLVQQNQHVPISETNYSETIYSEIDKQDFLNRMSHPRPSYSHISRGSSVRENQDEKFSYPKKPKAERGHLSISCPICSESLESVGLTEKNWRAHIDRDIEPYICISEECKDPPQFFVHLRDWKDHMQRKHTLDWAHNIHTMTWYCEMDHSDDDADSKKFDDKGDFMQHLSATHGGTITRPQILAKARRNKTVTIRDPFTCPLCDCCPEEVIPRLTEKPYELLSTHIARHLKSLAFFSLSYIDYKEDSSSSSMVRSRTDGTSGIDNSNATRLNSHYGSFDDIPPTIVGDIAVLVDGLQFDITPELENPVVWPDELRPPLPLTLSDAADGSSAEDFDYREVKSTAELPFEIPEPSEIEKPIIVPIKSKSPNAGRQFVMKKFYLEPEPGEAIDERTKTLCRREAMALWHGRHQHVIKVFMAFTIEDDEKGDGEAPYFGIIMELAKQGNISKYLACQRPVGEMKKISQWFECLANATAYIHSIGIKHRDIKPSNILLRQDGTVLLADFGISNMGLGKILSTTTPEGPRANTPKYAAPEVGEGGTRGRQADIFSLGAVFLEMLVAHSFPHRRPHLSEIIKSRKTGARTGHHPGQAYAPSLRRVHDWINELRGSLECSEEHWHRMILRLCLKMTSEIREERPSAEEVYSIISGSASLREEVHPNCNCRLASVQTESQKLIRACQIPNGYDEVVSLLKNEANLQTKGAMQQAASHGLLDVVEQFLVRGADVNQLDYCHQTALHCAASYGHVDIVKLLLDKGARIDIRDEEEQLPIHCASGQGKLKVVEMLLDHDKTGATVMEKDYYGQIPLHCAAKRGFTDVVHFLIDKMNENDAAVEVDARQRTALHLAAGYGSESVARLLLDSVLYQDFVNMIDENNMTALHWATIGKQRNGNYIKVMEILLENGADVHIRGGAGHKTAIQLARDHRDEERTAVLLAAKVLIEQHSKIAAVTLPGECRVYFQDINGWIHETVYLHSDKQWRGVQANEEIARAKRYSPIAAAAWQESTGYRQPRVHVYFVNEENLLQERIWDPILNWTDGALGAHKIEIAPSGQLAATSWGDGNIMLCYQASDNTIRILNEWARDRIWRVGRIIQAADPDSPLCVTNFEHRGFRAARLYYKLNGFIREACWDQVPDDLRAPADYYIGGYNKPSPSNASISAIAWASESLEMRIYIGSPNSLEETRYSGGWLHFDLSPPKGEERDGYITAVRWATGTSIVCIFYIEAKGLAQFTRDNGVWNKEYIISKTRCACSPQISQTLQPRVRRNEMSEEEDSSF; translated from the exons ATGGATTGGGATGAGGATAAAGACACTATATATGATGCAGCGATGGACTGCTCGGGTCTTTTTCAGCAATGGCTAGAGAGCCTAGAACCTACTTCATCTGATCATGAGGTTGCCGAAGATCTTCGCGGTCGATTCAACCTCTGGTCTGCCTATGTTGGAGCTTTTGCCTCTCCGAAGGCATCTTTTGATGCGCGCCTGGTTGTACACCAAGATATCAAGGATATGGTCCTTGAGCTTCTGAATATGGTCAAGCAAAACTTGAAACATG AGCTAAAGACAAAGCGCAGCGTTACTATAGCTCAGGTTGAGTCATTCCAAAGGACACCAGAAGATCTGCCATTGCTTTTAGGGTCCAATGCTATCGAGGAAGCTGTTAAGCGACTTCATTCATTGGGAGTTGCGATCCGCCGATCCGCCACAAGAGGACAGCGACAAAAGCAATCATGTGGCTCTTCTAAACAAGATGAGGAACATTGCTACTCTAATTTTGTTAAGTATAAGTTCCCAAACGCCAAGCAGAGTCTCGTCGATCAACTTGGCAGATCCATACATTTTAGAGGCAGATCAATGTTCTACCAGCAGCGACATAACAGAAAAATTGCAAAGCTACGAGAGAGGAATAACCAAGCTCAACTAAAAGTGATGGAAAGTATCAAAGAATCGGGAGAAATTGCAGGATCGAAGACGTTGGCCACTTCGCATCCACTGGTACAACAAAATCAGCATGTTCCCATATCCGAGACTAACTATTCCGAGACTATTTATTCCGAGATTGATAAACAAGATTTCCTTAACCGCATGAGCCATCCCAGGCCCTCCTATTCTCATATTAGCAGAGGTTCCTCTGTTCGGGAGAATCAGGACGAGAAATTTAGTTATCCTAAGAAGCCCAAAGCGGAGCGAGGCCATCTCAGCATTTCGTGCCCCATCTGCTCTGAATCTCTAGAATCGGTGGGTTTAACGGAGAAAAATTGGAG AGCTCATATTGATCGGGACATCGAGCCATACATTTGCATATCTGAAGAATGCAAAGATCCCCCTCAATTCTTCGTTCACCTTCGAGATTGGAAAGATCATATGCAAAGAAAGCACACACTCGACTGGGCGCATAATATTCACACCATGACTTGGTACTGCGAAATGGACCATTCTGACGATGATGCTGACAGCAAAAAATTTGACGACAAGGGCGACTTTATGCAACATCTATCTGCGACACATGGCGGTACAATTACGAGGCCACAAATTCTAGCTAAAGCAAGGCGAAACAAGACTGTCACAATTCGAGACCCCTTTACTTGCCCTCTCTGCGACTGTTGCCCCGAAGAAGTCATACCACGCTTGACAGAAAAGCCGTATGAACTACTATCAACCCACATCGCACGACACCTCAAATCCCttgcatttttctctttatcatATATAGACTATAAAGAAGACAGTTCGAGTTCATCTATGGTACGCAGCAGGACCGATGGGACAAGCGGTATAGATAACTCAAACGCGACCCGTCTCAATTCTCATTACGGATCATTTGATGATATTCCTCCAACTATTGTTGGAGATATCGCGGTATTGGTTGATGGTCTACAGTTTGACATAACCCCAGAATTAGAGAATCCGGTTGTTTGGCCAGACGAACTTCGCCCTCCGTTGCCGCTGACACTCTCAGATGCCGCCGACGGATCTTCCGCTGAAGATTTTGACTATCGTGAGGTCAAAAGCACTGCTGAGCTTCCCTTTGAGATCCCCGAGCCTTCAGAAATTGAAAAGCCTATCATCGTCCCTATTAAATCCAAATCCCCAAATGCCGGTCGTCAATTTGTCATGAAGAAATTCTACCTTGAGCCAGAGCCTGGAGAGGCGATAGACGAGAGGACGAAAACACTTTGTCGCAGAGAAGCGATGGCACTCTGGCATGGCCGTCATCAGCATGtcattaaagtttttatggCATTTACtatcgaagatgacgaaaaGGGTGACGGAGAAGCGCCGTATTTTGGAATTATCATGGAACTTGCAAAACAGGGCAATATCAGCAAGTATTTAGCCTGCCAAAGACCAGTCGGtgaaatgaagaagatctCGCAATGGTTTGAGTGCCTTGCCAATGCTACAGCCTATATTCATAGCATTGGTATAAAGCACCGAGATATCAAGCCAAGTAACATCCTTTTAAGACAAGACGGAACTGTATTGCTTGCAGATTTTGGTATCTCTAATATGGGCCTTGGAAAGATACTATCAACCACGACACCAGAGGGCCCTAGAGCTAATACGCCAAAGTATGCCGCACCGGAGGTTGGTGAAGGAGGCACTCGTGGCCGTCAGGCTGACATCTTCTCTTTGGGGGCCGTCTTTCTTGAGATGCTAGTCGCCCATTCATTTCCACACCGCCGTCCGCATTTATCGGAAATAATCAAGTCACGCAAGACTGGTGCGCGTACAGGTCATCATCCAGGCCAAGCTTACGCTCCTTCTTTACGCAGGGTACATGATTGGATTAACGAGTTGCGAGGATCGCTGGAATGCAGCGAGGAACATTGGCATCGGATGATTCTCCGCCTTTGTCTTAAAATGACGAGTGAAATCAGAGAAGAACGGCCCTCAGCCGAGGAAGTATACTCGATTATATCTGGATCAGCATCATTAAGAGAAGAAGTACATCCAAATTGCAACTGTCGACTAGCTAGTGTCCAGACAGAGAGTCAAAAGTTGATCAGGGCTTGCCAGATACCGAATGGGTATGATGAGGTCGTGTCCCTTCTCAAAAATGAAGCAAACTTGCAGACCAAGGGTGCAATGCAACAGGCAGCCTCACATGGCCTCTTGGACGTTGTAGAACAGTTTCTAGTTCGAGGAGCGGATGTTAATCAGCTTGATTACTGTCACCAAACAGCACTCCACTGCGCAGCTTCATATGGCCATGTTGACATCGTCAAGCTTCTCCTTGACAAAGGCGCCAGAATTGACATcagagacgaagaagaacagCTTCCAATCCACTGTGCATCCGGCCAAGGAAAACTCAAAGTGGTCGAGATGCTATTGGATCATGACAAGACGGGCGCCACCGTAATGGAGAAAGATTATTATGGGCAGATACCTCTTCACTGTGCAGCAAAAAGAGGCTTTACAGATGTCGTGCATTTTCTGATTGACAAAATGAACGAAAACGACGCAGCCGTTGAAGTGGATGCTCGACAACGGACGGCTCTTCACCTAGCAGCTGGGTATGGATCCGAATCGGTGGCACGCCTACTTCTAGACTCCGTTTTGTATCAAGATTTCGTCAACATGATCGATGAGAACAATATGACAGCACTTCACTGGGCCACTATTGGGAAGCAGCGCAATGGCAATTATATCAAAGTCATGGAGATATTGTTGGAAAACGGAGCCGATGTACACATTCGAGGTGGTGCGGGCCATAAGACGGCGATACAGCTTGCACGCGATCATCGAGACGAGGAAAGAACAGCAGTTTTATTAGCTGCAAAGGTGCTTATTGAGCAGCATAGCAAGATTGCTGCAGTTACTCTGCCAGGGGAGTGT AGAGTATATTTTCAAG ATATTAATGGGTGGATACACGAGACTGTTTATCTTCATTCAGACAAACAATGGCGAGGGGTTCAAGCAAACGAAGAAATCGCGCGTGCCAAGCGGTATAGCCCaatcgccgccgcagcatggCAGGAGAGTACTGGATATAGGCAGCCAAGG GTTCATGTCTACTTCGTTAATGAAGAAAATTTGCTACAGGAGCGGATCTGGGATCCAATATTAAACTGGACTGACGGTGCATTGGGTGCCCACAAGATCGAAATAGCACCCTCTGGGCAGCTGGCCGCGACATCTTGGGGAGACGGAAACATAATGCTTTGCTATCAAGCCAGCGACAATACTATTCGCATCCTTAACGAATGGGCACGGGATCGCATTTGGCGAGTAGGCAGGATCATACAAGCTGCCGACCCTGACTCGCCTTTGTGTGTGACAAACTTTGAACACCGCGGGTTTCGTGCAGCAaggctttattataaactaaatggATTCATTAGGGAGGCTTGTTGGGATCAAGTTCCAGACGATTTAAGAGCACCGGCCGATTATTACATCGGCGGCTATAACAAGCCCTCTCCATCGAATGCGTCGATTTCAGCAATCGCATGGGCAAGCGAGTCACTTGAAATGCGCATATATATCGGATCGCCAAATTCTCTAGAAGAAACGAGATATAGCGGTGGCTGGCTCCATTTTGACCTTTCTCCTCCGAAAGGTGAGGAGCGAGACGGTTATATAACGGCTGTTCGATGGGCCACAGGGACTAGCATCGTCTGCATATTTTATATCGAGGCCAAGGGACTTGCTCAGTTCACTCGTGATAATGGAGTCTGGAATAAAGAGTACATCATATCGAAAACAAGATGCGCTTGCTCCCCACAGATTTCACAAACTTTACAGCCGAGGGTACGAAGAAATGAGATgtcggaagaagaagactcaAGCTTCTAA
- a CDS encoding uncharacterized protein (EggNog:ENOG41), translated as MLGWDKGSWGYHGDSGELFTSKERTNYGQSYAKGDIVGCGVDFDKEVAFFTLNGKYLGEAFRGIKGKLYPPVCLDPASEGCRVLANFGQERFLFDTYALNAAAN; from the exons ATGTTGGGTTGGGATAAAGGATCGTGGGGTTATCACGGAGACAGCGGGGAACTCTTTACCTCGAAGGAACGGACCAATTATGGGCAGTCGTATGCCAAGGGAGACATCGTCGGGTGTGGTGTTGACTTTGACAAGGAAGTTGCTTTCTTTACTTTGAATGGTAAATATCTCG GCGAAGCGTTCCGAGGAATCAAGGGCAAGCTATACCCGCCGGTCTGCCTTGACCCTGCGTCCGAAGGGTGTCGTGTTTTGGCGAACTTTGGACAAGAACGGTTCTTGTTTGATACGTATGCGTTGAATGCCGCTGCAAATTAG
- a CDS encoding uncharacterized protein (EggNog:ENOG41) — MDELTVDLYEVADSGLGGAFRGKGDRDFYPKVLMDSGEKKQVKAKLVRVIPGTFNQYGDPAALLVFEFHFHRSCSRKIDPFSVDLASIPLAKTEKIDMANLREVDLSSQCVVKLATLLNTA; from the coding sequence ATGGACGAACTGACAGTCGATCTCTACGAAGTGGCCGACTCGGGGCTAGGGGGCGCTTTTCGTGGCAAAGGGGATCGAGACTTTTACCCCAAGGTCCTCATGGACAGcggagagaagaaacaagTCAAAGCAAAGCTGGTCCGGGTCATCCCTGGCACGTTCAACCAATATGGTGATCCCGCCGCCTTGCTTGTTTTCGAGTTTCATTTCCACAGGTCTTGTAGCCGGAAGATCGACCCCTTCAGCGTCGATCTGGCGTCGATTCCCTTGGCAAAGACGGAAAAGATAGATATGGCCAACTTGAGGGAAGTCGATCTGTCAAGCCAGTGTGTTGTCAAGCTGGCAACGCTGCTGAATACCGCTTAG
- a CDS encoding uncharacterized protein (EggNog:ENOG41) — MEGKPENKPKQRRRRKENNYDEVPFESNGAKEKIPTPESILNEAKTLDFSKEESEDVQKFKINDAKWFHKTTPKNFLHVLAERSAPGAETAKDWPEERLCSFIKWFLKPSDK, encoded by the coding sequence ATGGAAGGCAAACCTGAAAACAAACCTAAACAACGCAGGAggagaaaggaaaacaacTACGACGAGGTACCCTTTGAGTCAAACGGGGCCAAGGAGAAGATACCCACGCCCGAGTCGATCCTCAACGAGGCCAAAACACTGGACTTCAGCAAGGAGGAATCGGAAGACGTTCAAAAGTTTAAAATCAACGATGCGAAATGGTTCCATAAGACGACACCGAAGAACTTTCTCCATGTCCTCGCAGAGAGAAGCGCACCGGGGGCCGAAACCGCCAAAGACTGGCCAGAGGAGAGGCTCtgcagctttattaaatGGTTTCTGAAGCCCTCCGACAAGTAA